The Chloroflexaceae bacterium genome has a segment encoding these proteins:
- a CDS encoding ABC transporter ATP-binding protein, which translates to MLLRVRGLKTYFFTEAGVVRAVDGIDLVLRRGETLSIVGESGSGKSVTSLSIMRLIQHPPGKIVEGEIIFDGINVLALSEEDMRRIRGNRISMIFQQPTTCLNPVFRVGDQIIEALEIHQGLKGEKARRRCIELLTMVGLPDPQRRIRQYPHELSGGQAQRVMIAMALACNPELLIADEPTTALDVTIQAQILDLMRALREQIDTSIILITHDMGVVAEMADTVAVMYAGQIVEYADVRSLFGDPKHPYTQGLLESIPVLGEVVDQLATIPGTVPNLINPPAGCRFAERCSRRFERCDEPVPMFELQDGRKVRCWLYERGEV; encoded by the coding sequence GTGCTGCTGCGGGTGCGCGGCTTGAAAACCTACTTTTTCACCGAGGCCGGCGTGGTGCGTGCCGTGGACGGGATTGACCTGGTCCTGCGGCGCGGCGAGACGCTGAGCATCGTCGGCGAGAGCGGTTCGGGCAAGAGCGTCACCTCACTCTCGATTATGCGCCTGATCCAGCACCCTCCAGGCAAGATCGTCGAAGGCGAGATCATCTTCGACGGCATAAATGTGCTCGCGCTAAGCGAGGAGGATATGCGCCGCATCCGCGGCAACCGCATCTCCATGATCTTCCAGCAACCCACCACCTGCCTCAACCCGGTCTTTCGCGTCGGCGACCAGATCATCGAGGCGCTGGAGATCCACCAGGGTTTGAAAGGCGAGAAGGCCAGGCGCCGCTGCATCGAGCTACTGACCATGGTCGGCCTGCCCGACCCCCAGCGCCGCATCAGGCAATACCCCCATGAACTATCGGGCGGGCAGGCCCAGCGCGTGATGATCGCCATGGCCCTGGCCTGCAACCCCGAACTGCTGATCGCCGATGAGCCGACTACGGCTCTCGATGTCACCATTCAGGCCCAGATCCTCGACCTGATGCGCGCTCTGCGCGAGCAGATCGACACCTCGATTATCCTCATCACCCACGACATGGGCGTGGTGGCCGAAATGGCCGATACCGTGGCGGTAATGTATGCCGGCCAGATCGTCGAGTACGCCGACGTGCGCAGTCTCTTCGGCGACCCCAAACATCCCTATACCCAGGGCCTGCTGGAGTCGATCCCCGTGCTGGGCGAGGTAGTGGATCAACTGGCGACCATCCCCGGCACGGTGCCGAACCTGATCAACCCGCCCGCCGGCTGCCGCTTTGCCGAGCGTTGCTCCCGCCGCTTCGAGCGTTGCGACGAACCTGTGCCAATGTTTGAACTGCAAGATGGGCGCAAAGTGCGCTGCTGGCTGTACGAGCGAGGGGAAGTATGA